A part of Spiribacter vilamensis genomic DNA contains:
- a CDS encoding c-type cytochrome — MLALALPVWAQTVDEDLPDESYAAEIYAAEAAEVDPAEYATLAREGQGDVWSCASCHGAKGEGNGNIPRLAGLSSGYIAKQLNAYAEGVRINHNMQYVADKLTQKEMLGLARYYAEMEAPSAARAELNGDLDRGRELANHGDWDIEVPACYSCHGSSAWGVEQAFPSLAAQQPAYTYGQLAAWTDGRRKNSPLMLMQGIAHALSDADKRAVADYLATLPAPPAEESSNE, encoded by the coding sequence GTGCTAGCGCTGGCCTTGCCGGTGTGGGCGCAGACCGTCGATGAGGATCTGCCCGACGAGAGCTATGCCGCCGAGATCTACGCCGCCGAAGCGGCCGAGGTGGATCCGGCCGAGTACGCCACTCTCGCCCGCGAGGGACAGGGTGACGTCTGGTCGTGCGCGAGCTGCCATGGCGCCAAGGGGGAGGGCAACGGCAACATCCCCCGACTGGCGGGGCTCTCCAGCGGCTATATTGCCAAGCAGCTCAACGCCTACGCCGAGGGCGTGCGTATCAACCACAATATGCAGTACGTCGCGGACAAGCTGACGCAGAAGGAAATGCTCGGGTTGGCACGCTACTACGCCGAGATGGAGGCCCCGAGTGCCGCCCGGGCGGAGCTCAATGGCGATCTCGATCGCGGCCGCGAGCTGGCCAATCACGGTGACTGGGATATCGAAGTGCCCGCCTGCTACAGCTGCCACGGCTCATCGGCCTGGGGTGTCGAGCAGGCCTTCCCCAGCCTCGCTGCGCAGCAGCCTGCCTATACCTACGGTCAGCTGGCCGCATGGACCGATGGTCGCCGCAAGAACTCACCCCTGATGCTGATGCAGGGGATTGCGCACGCCCTGTCCGATGCCGACAAGCGGGCCGTGGCCGACTATCTTGCGACACTGCCGGCGCCGCCCGCGGAGGAATCTTCCAATGAGTAA